A single uncultured Methanolobus sp. DNA region contains:
- a CDS encoding DUF5402 family protein — protein sequence MTIIDTLAKNRGELENKLRNLLAKPVFLIEMDAFALPCGCKGLTINTRGLQFDDLEIFEEHINEYLKITSENLEVEPSFFFARLVPGTAEVASLNSRLLCNRCYMDFARGNGKQPRPDIYILNFSRRE from the coding sequence ATGACTATTATAGATACACTGGCAAAGAACCGTGGTGAACTTGAGAATAAATTAAGGAACCTGCTTGCAAAGCCTGTTTTCCTTATTGAGATGGATGCTTTTGCCCTCCCATGCGGATGTAAAGGTTTAACCATCAATACAAGAGGATTGCAATTTGATGATCTGGAGATCTTTGAAGAACATATCAATGAATATCTCAAAATTACTTCAGAGAATCTTGAAGTTGAACCTTCATTTTTTTTTGCAAGACTTGTGCCTGGTACGGCAGAAGTAGCATCACTAAATAGTAGATTGCTTTGCAATAGGTGTTACATGGACTTTGCACGAGGAAACGGCAAACAGCCAAGACCAGACATATATATACTTAACTTCTCACGCAGGGAATAA
- the mtrE gene encoding tetrahydromethanopterin S-methyltransferase subunit E: MEPLTGMGVLALMGAAATIAGASEDLESDVGSQSNPNSQVQLAPQMMYPHRIHSKAVSGEPPSNALICTVGGTTASVLISTGASAALALVIGAIVAAAIHGTYSTTAYMGRSASQKRFKQPIYLDVIRSHLPVIMGYAFITTFCILVVSYLMATVMAHPFPLPLLAFIWGITVGAIGSSTGDVHYGAERQFQNVEFGSGLNAANSGNIVRKAESGLRNGIDNSWFCAKFGGPVTGLAFGMTVFLSGWVTAVFDPSRGDAIGWVSVLAGVIIVLILILWNRNMEVAARAAFGTYKEDEAEVAA, encoded by the coding sequence ATGGAACCGCTCACAGGTATGGGCGTACTGGCACTTATGGGAGCCGCTGCAACTATTGCAGGAGCCTCTGAAGACCTTGAATCAGATGTAGGGTCACAGAGTAACCCAAACTCCCAGGTACAGTTAGCCCCTCAGATGATGTATCCACACAGGATACACAGTAAAGCTGTTTCTGGTGAACCACCATCAAATGCACTTATATGCACTGTCGGTGGAACAACCGCATCCGTACTGATCAGCACTGGTGCATCTGCTGCCTTAGCACTTGTTATTGGAGCAATTGTGGCTGCAGCAATACACGGCACTTATTCAACTACTGCATACATGGGCAGATCAGCAAGTCAGAAACGTTTTAAACAACCAATTTATCTTGATGTGATTAGAAGTCACCTGCCAGTTATCATGGGATATGCATTTATCACAACATTCTGTATTCTAGTGGTATCTTATCTTATGGCAACCGTCATGGCACACCCATTCCCACTGCCACTTCTGGCATTCATTTGGGGAATTACAGTTGGTGCAATCGGATCATCAACAGGTGATGTACACTACGGTGCAGAAAGACAATTCCAGAATGTCGAATTTGGATCAGGCCTTAACGCTGCAAACTCCGGTAACATCGTGAGAAAAGCAGAATCCGGTCTTAGAAATGGTATCGACAATTCATGGTTCTGTGCAAAATTCGGTGGACCTGTAACAGGTCTTGCTTTTGGTATGACCGTATTCCTAAGTGGCTGGGTCACAGCAGTTTTTGATCCAAGCAGAGGAGATGCAATCGGCTGGGTTTCAGTCCTTGCAGGTGTAATTATTGTACTTATTCTTATATTGTGGAACAGAAACATGGAAGTTGCTGCCCGCGCTGCATTTGGAACATACAAAGAAGATGAAGCAGAGGTGGCCGCATGA
- the mtrD gene encoding tetrahydromethanopterin S-methyltransferase subunit D, with protein sequence MIDVAGILMANIVYVIAITLGGALISWSVHFVPVGGAPAAMAQATGIGTGTVQLAAGAGLTGLVTAGAMMQITNSAALVIASGAVGAMIMMSATMIVGTWVYVYGVGCPPASAKVKYDPITKDRQDLYVSQGTEGHGLPTVSFVSGVIGGALGGIGGSVVYYALMSVQNGLPLADLVGMASVFAVGIFFVNAVIPSYNIGGTIEGFHDPKFKRFPKAVLASLIATFFCALISVLAIGGL encoded by the coding sequence ATGATTGATGTCGCAGGAATTTTAATGGCAAATATCGTCTACGTGATAGCTATCACATTAGGCGGAGCGCTTATTTCATGGAGTGTTCACTTTGTACCAGTAGGTGGTGCTCCAGCAGCTATGGCACAGGCAACAGGTATCGGTACAGGTACCGTACAGCTCGCAGCTGGTGCAGGTCTTACAGGTCTGGTCACAGCTGGTGCAATGATGCAGATTACAAACAGTGCAGCACTTGTGATTGCATCCGGTGCAGTCGGTGCAATGATCATGATGTCTGCAACAATGATCGTAGGAACATGGGTTTACGTATATGGTGTCGGATGTCCTCCAGCATCAGCAAAAGTAAAGTACGACCCTATCACAAAGGACAGGCAGGATCTCTATGTATCCCAGGGTACTGAAGGTCACGGACTTCCAACAGTATCATTCGTAAGTGGTGTGATCGGTGGTGCCCTTGGTGGTATCGGCGGTTCAGTAGTATACTACGCACTTATGAGTGTTCAGAACGGACTCCCACTCGCAGACCTTGTAGGTATGGCCAGTGTTTTCGCAGTAGGTATCTTCTTCGTAAACGCAGTAATTCCATCCTATAACATCGGAGGAACTATCGAAGGTTTCCACGATCCAAAGTTCAAGAGATTCCCAAAAGCTGTTCTTGCATCCCTTATAGCAACATTCTTCTGTGCACTTATCAGTGTACTTGCAATAGGAGGTCTGTAA
- the mtrC gene encoding tetrahydromethanopterin S-methyltransferase subunit C, with protein MSAGGSGAAAEAIPQNKIIAFGVAGGVIGIYGAYFLVGMVGQYMSFIGALGAICGMIWGAAAVRRVASYGLGTGVPSIGMLALGMGVLASTFGLAVGGVAGPVIALIVAAIIGLMIGVLANKILNMGIPIMESSMTEIATAGTITIIGLAIAMTGTFEFDTVLTQVLSTGYIAVIFIAGGLAILHPFNACLGPDETQDRTLMVALEKGAIAMIVAGIVATINAGASGALTILIGLAIWYIGFSGYYDRVKRDAYAVVGTGLLPSKEELE; from the coding sequence ATGTCAGCAGGTGGAAGTGGAGCAGCCGCAGAGGCAATTCCACAGAATAAAATAATCGCCTTCGGTGTAGCAGGCGGAGTTATCGGAATATACGGAGCATACTTCCTTGTAGGTATGGTTGGTCAGTATATGTCCTTCATCGGTGCCCTTGGCGCAATATGCGGTATGATATGGGGCGCAGCAGCAGTTAGAAGAGTAGCAAGTTACGGACTTGGTACTGGTGTACCTTCAATCGGTATGCTGGCTCTTGGTATGGGCGTACTTGCATCAACATTCGGCCTTGCAGTAGGCGGTGTTGCTGGTCCAGTAATAGCACTTATTGTAGCAGCAATTATTGGTCTTATGATCGGTGTACTCGCAAACAAGATACTTAACATGGGCATTCCTATCATGGAATCATCCATGACAGAAATAGCAACAGCAGGTACAATCACCATTATAGGACTTGCAATTGCAATGACAGGAACTTTTGAATTTGACACTGTACTTACCCAAGTACTCTCTACCGGATACATTGCAGTAATTTTCATTGCAGGTGGCCTTGCAATCCTTCACCCATTCAACGCATGTCTTGGTCCGGATGAGACACAGGACAGGACACTTATGGTCGCATTGGAAAAAGGTGCAATTGCAATGATCGTTGCAGGAATTGTAGCAACTATAAATGCAGGTGCATCAGGTGCACTTACAATCCTCATTGGACTTGCAATATGGTACATAGGTTTCAGTGGATACTACGACCGTGTAAAGAGAGACGCATACGCTGTTGTTGGAACAGGTCTGTTGCCTTCTAAGGAGGAATTGGAATGA
- a CDS encoding tetrahydromethanopterin S-methyltransferase subunit B, with product MSMVHVAPEAHLVLDPLTSLLAEEREDIIQYSMDPIMEQLDELDKIADDLMNSLSPSKPLLNTFEGRENTSYSAGFYGNTFYGVVVGLAVAGLMLLVMSALGVM from the coding sequence ATGAGTATGGTACACGTAGCCCCGGAGGCACACCTTGTACTGGACCCACTTACCTCACTTCTTGCAGAAGAAAGAGAAGACATAATCCAGTATTCAATGGATCCTATAATGGAACAGCTCGACGAACTTGACAAAATAGCAGATGACCTTATGAACTCACTGTCACCAAGCAAACCACTCCTCAACACATTTGAGGGACGTGAGAATACCTCATACAGTGCAGGTTTCTATGGTAACACATTCTACGGCGTAGTAGTAGGTCTTGCTGTTGCAGGACTTATGCTCCTGGTCATGAGCGCATTAGGAGTGATGTGA
- the mtrA gene encoding tetrahydromethanopterin S-methyltransferase subunit A: MADKREPAVGWPILKGEYDVGDVKNCVAVVTCGSHLAAGPQLDAGACLTGPCKTENLGLEKVVAHVISNPNIRFLLVTGSEVKGHITGEAILKIHENGVKDNRIVGASGAIPYVENLSEAAIARFQEQIECVNLIGTEDMSAITGKIKELAGKDPGAFDADPMVLEVGDGGGDDAEEAGGLKPMAAEMATVRSRILSINKEMMAIGNLNKFHSGVHAGKVEGIMIGLAITLSLLGMLLFGGN, encoded by the coding sequence ATGGCAGATAAAAGAGAACCAGCAGTCGGATGGCCAATCCTTAAAGGAGAATACGATGTTGGCGATGTAAAGAACTGTGTTGCAGTAGTAACATGTGGTTCACACCTTGCAGCAGGCCCACAACTCGATGCAGGTGCATGTCTGACAGGTCCATGTAAGACAGAGAACCTCGGTCTTGAAAAGGTAGTTGCACACGTAATATCAAACCCAAACATCAGATTCCTCCTTGTTACAGGTTCTGAAGTAAAGGGTCACATTACTGGTGAAGCAATTCTCAAGATCCATGAAAATGGTGTCAAAGACAACAGGATCGTTGGCGCAAGTGGTGCAATTCCTTATGTAGAGAACCTTTCAGAAGCAGCAATCGCAAGATTCCAGGAACAGATAGAATGTGTCAATCTGATCGGTACAGAGGACATGAGTGCCATCACCGGAAAGATCAAGGAATTGGCAGGAAAGGACCCTGGAGCATTCGACGCTGATCCTATGGTACTTGAAGTAGGAGATGGTGGTGGAGACGATGCTGAGGAAGCTGGTGGACTTAAGCCAATGGCAGCCGAGATGGCAACCGTCAGAAGCAGGATACTGAGCATCAACAAGGAAATGATGGCAATCGGTAACCTCAACAAATTCCACTCCGGCGTACACGCAGGAAAGGTAGAAGGAATAATGATCGGTCTGGCAATCACATTGTCACTTCTAGGAATGCTACTGTTCGGAGGTAACTGA
- a CDS encoding tetrahydromethanopterin S-methyltransferase subunit F: MADEEYGKGVPMVISPQMGAIEAVVEDIRYRAQLIARNQKLDSGVSATGVAGFIAGFVFAIVMVVIIPMFAWKVM, from the coding sequence ATGGCAGATGAAGAATATGGAAAAGGCGTACCAATGGTCATTTCCCCGCAGATGGGAGCCATTGAAGCCGTAGTCGAGGACATCCGTTACAGAGCCCAGCTTATTGCAAGGAACCAGAAACTTGACTCTGGTGTTTCCGCAACCGGTGTAGCTGGATTCATTGCAGGATTCGTATTTGCAATCGTAATGGTAGTTATCATCCCTATGTTCGCTTGGAAGGTGATGTAA
- the mtrG gene encoding tetrahydromethanopterin S-methyltransferase subunit G, translated as MTNDRSDRVPSVVTNPEDFQAVIEKLNKIDEKIEFVNSEVAQRIGKKVGRDIGILYGAVAGIIMFLLYVLFLAPMLGI; from the coding sequence ATGACCAATGATAGAAGCGACAGGGTACCAAGTGTAGTCACTAACCCGGAAGACTTCCAGGCAGTAATTGAGAAACTCAACAAGATCGATGAGAAGATCGAGTTCGTAAACAGTGAAGTTGCACAGCGTATTGGTAAGAAAGTTGGAAGAGACATAGGAATACTTTACGGAGCTGTTGCTGGAATTATTATGTTCCTGCTTTACGTACTGTTCCTTGCACCTATGCTCGGTATTTAA
- the mtrH gene encoding tetrahydromethanopterin S-methyltransferase subunit H, translating into MFKFDKKQEVYDVGGVKFGGQPGQYPTVLIGTMFYNRHKIVTDEDKGVFDVDAANKLWQAMVDMGQVTGNPIVNQIVGETPEAIKKYIDWFVDIDNKTPFLIDSSAGDVRAAAAEYVTEIGVADRAIYNSINASVHADEIEAIRNSDITASIVLAFNATDPSVKGKLDILETGGTGQDKGMLEIAKECGITKPLIDVAATPLGAGSGASMRAVIAIKGHLGLPVGGGYHNMASAWDWMKAYKKQFETREEKQAIYMPADIGTNLVPQVLGSNFQLFGPIENTDKVFPATAMVDIMLAETAKELGLEIMDENHPINKLV; encoded by the coding sequence ATGTTCAAATTTGACAAGAAACAAGAGGTATACGATGTCGGCGGCGTCAAGTTCGGTGGCCAGCCAGGACAGTACCCAACAGTGCTTATAGGAACAATGTTCTACAACAGGCACAAGATCGTGACTGATGAAGACAAGGGTGTCTTCGATGTAGATGCTGCAAACAAACTCTGGCAGGCAATGGTTGACATGGGACAGGTCACTGGTAACCCTATCGTAAACCAGATCGTCGGAGAAACACCTGAAGCTATCAAGAAGTACATCGACTGGTTCGTAGACATCGATAACAAGACACCATTCCTTATCGACTCATCCGCTGGTGACGTTCGTGCAGCAGCGGCAGAGTATGTAACAGAGATCGGTGTAGCTGACAGAGCAATCTACAACTCCATCAACGCCAGTGTCCACGCTGACGAGATCGAGGCAATCAGGAACAGTGACATCACTGCATCCATTGTACTCGCATTCAATGCAACAGACCCAAGCGTAAAAGGAAAGCTTGACATCCTTGAGACCGGTGGAACCGGACAGGACAAGGGTATGCTCGAGATCGCAAAGGAATGTGGAATCACAAAGCCACTTATCGATGTAGCAGCAACCCCACTCGGAGCAGGCTCCGGTGCATCCATGAGAGCAGTTATTGCGATCAAGGGACACCTCGGACTTCCTGTTGGTGGTGGATACCACAACATGGCTTCCGCATGGGACTGGATGAAGGCATACAAAAAGCAGTTCGAAACCAGAGAAGAGAAGCAGGCAATCTACATGCCAGCTGACATTGGAACAAACCTTGTACCACAGGTACTCGGATCAAACTTCCAGCTTTTCGGTCCTATCGAGAACACTGACAAAGTATTCCCTGCAACAGCAATGGTTGACATTATGCTTGCAGAGACTGCAAAGGAACTCGGCCTTGAGATCATGGACGAGAACCACCCAATCAACAAGCTGGTATAA
- a CDS encoding DUF1894 domain-containing protein, whose product MSCINDIPFEILLKGATPAQSEKLIKEKSDTFYKVPGGYRLRGVALMGDNIPVGVKGEEVFFQFIKPCFGIFVLRVADAADIAEQLKKDFKK is encoded by the coding sequence ATGTCCTGTATCAATGACATTCCGTTCGAGATCCTTTTAAAAGGAGCTACTCCTGCACAGTCTGAGAAGTTGATCAAGGAAAAGTCAGATACATTTTATAAGGTTCCTGGTGGATACCGGCTGCGTGGTGTGGCACTGATGGGTGATAATATCCCGGTAGGTGTAAAAGGGGAAGAGGTCTTCTTCCAGTTCATCAAGCCATGCTTTGGTATTTTCGTTCTCAGGGTTGCTGATGCTGCAGACATTGCAGAGCAGCTTAAGAAGGATTTCAAAAAGTAA
- the purM gene encoding phosphoribosylformylglycinamidine cyclo-ligase — protein sequence MKDKHLTYAESGVDIEKEEVTIKALTKGMDYKREGLGAPLTGIGHYAGLIDFGEYALALATDGVGSKVLIANEMKRWNTVGIDCIAMNVNDLLAIGAEPISFVDYLALEKHDEDFAAQIGEGLRKGAEISRMSIVGGETATLPDIINGFDLAGTCLGMVKKDKIITGEKVQLGDAIVGIPADSVHSNGYTLVRNIIEQSSYSYHDKFPYNESTTIGDELLIPTRIYMEVLDVIRECDVHGLAHITGSGLLKLKRVTSLGFDFYDPIEPNDIFKFLKDEGNVDDFEMYKTFNMGMGFVIILPQDQAEKAASMTGGKIVGRITEKGIKVRDLVMVE from the coding sequence ATGAAAGATAAACACCTTACGTATGCAGAATCTGGGGTAGACATCGAAAAGGAAGAAGTGACCATAAAGGCACTCACAAAGGGTATGGACTATAAACGTGAGGGTCTGGGTGCACCATTGACCGGTATAGGTCACTATGCCGGACTTATTGACTTTGGAGAATATGCTCTTGCTCTTGCTACGGACGGTGTTGGTTCAAAGGTTCTCATTGCAAATGAGATGAAGCGCTGGAACACAGTGGGAATTGACTGCATCGCAATGAATGTCAATGACCTGCTTGCAATAGGCGCAGAGCCAATTTCATTTGTGGATTATCTTGCTCTTGAGAAACATGACGAGGATTTCGCCGCCCAGATAGGTGAAGGTTTGAGAAAGGGTGCTGAGATTTCCCGTATGTCCATAGTTGGCGGCGAGACAGCAACACTTCCTGATATTATAAATGGCTTTGACCTTGCAGGAACCTGTCTTGGCATGGTCAAAAAAGACAAGATAATCACAGGAGAGAAAGTTCAGCTTGGAGATGCAATTGTTGGTATTCCTGCTGACAGTGTTCACAGTAATGGGTACACTCTTGTGAGGAATATCATTGAGCAGTCATCATACTCTTATCATGACAAGTTCCCCTATAATGAATCCACCACCATTGGTGATGAGCTTCTGATCCCAACAAGGATCTATATGGAAGTTCTTGATGTCATCAGGGAATGTGATGTTCATGGGCTTGCTCACATTACAGGCAGCGGTCTGTTAAAGCTGAAAAGAGTTACAAGTCTTGGATTTGATTTCTATGATCCGATAGAGCCAAATGACATTTTCAAGTTCCTTAAGGATGAAGGTAATGTTGATGACTTTGAGATGTATAAAACCTTCAACATGGGAATGGGCTTTGTCATTATTCTTCCTCAGGATCAGGCAGAGAAAGCTGCCAGCATGACCGGTGGTAAGATTGTTGGCCGCATTACAGAAAAAGGTATTAAAGTTCGCGACCTTGTAATGGTAGAATAA
- a CDS encoding aspartate kinase, translating into MRIVMKFGGTSVENGEKIRHVAELLRQFHMDGNELVAVTSALGGVTDGLLNTAKDVSKNGKVSQVKEFIAGLSKKHYDAINVAIDDDKIRSECVEVIDSRVDELEKALIGICYLGELTNRSIDYISSYGERLAAPIVSGSIRSLGTPSKAFTGGEAGIVTDSNYGDAKPLEDSYTRVHERLCPLLADHIPVVTGFIAQDKKEIITTLGRGGSDFSASIIGASIDADEIWLWKEVHGILTTDPKIVAEASPIPQISYIEAMELSYFGAKVLHPRTIEPAIRHKIPVRVKNTFEPDFPGTLIVAEQQCKEDVVKAVTLINKVALINISGAGMVGTIGTAARVFSALANAGVNIIMISQGSSEANMSLVVNEDHLEAAVGAVRSEFTTNVVGDVAYDRDVCVVAVVGAGMDGIPGVAGKVFNSLGMAGINIIMISQGSSQHNISFVVSSSQSLDAVKTLHREFELDKQCRGSQ; encoded by the coding sequence ATGAGAATCGTAATGAAGTTCGGCGGGACTTCCGTGGAAAACGGTGAAAAGATCCGACATGTGGCAGAACTCTTAAGGCAGTTCCACATGGATGGCAATGAACTTGTGGCAGTGACATCTGCGCTTGGTGGCGTTACAGATGGTTTACTGAACACAGCAAAAGATGTATCTAAAAATGGTAAAGTTAGCCAGGTAAAGGAATTCATCGCAGGTCTCAGTAAAAAACATTACGATGCTATCAATGTTGCAATTGATGATGATAAGATCCGTTCGGAATGTGTAGAGGTAATAGACAGCAGGGTCGACGAACTTGAGAAGGCTTTGATCGGTATCTGCTATCTTGGTGAACTCACCAATCGTTCCATTGATTATATTTCTTCATACGGCGAGCGCCTTGCAGCTCCTATTGTAAGCGGTTCTATTCGCTCACTGGGCACTCCGTCAAAGGCATTTACCGGTGGAGAGGCTGGTATTGTAACCGATTCCAATTATGGTGACGCTAAACCTCTTGAGGACAGCTATACAAGAGTTCATGAAAGGCTGTGCCCTCTGCTTGCAGATCATATACCTGTTGTCACAGGTTTTATTGCCCAGGACAAAAAGGAGATAATCACAACTCTTGGAAGGGGCGGCTCAGATTTCTCCGCATCCATAATCGGTGCTTCAATTGACGCTGATGAGATATGGCTGTGGAAGGAAGTCCATGGAATCCTCACAACCGATCCTAAGATCGTAGCCGAGGCAAGTCCAATTCCTCAGATCTCATATATCGAGGCAATGGAGCTTTCATACTTCGGAGCCAAGGTGCTTCATCCAAGGACTATCGAGCCTGCTATCAGGCATAAGATCCCGGTACGTGTGAAGAACACTTTTGAACCGGATTTCCCGGGAACTCTTATTGTTGCCGAGCAACAGTGCAAAGAGGATGTCGTTAAGGCTGTGACTCTCATTAACAAAGTTGCGCTTATCAATATAAGTGGTGCAGGCATGGTTGGCACCATTGGAACGGCTGCGAGGGTATTTTCCGCACTTGCAAATGCCGGCGTTAATATTATCATGATCAGCCAGGGTTCATCCGAGGCTAATATGTCACTGGTGGTCAATGAGGATCATCTTGAAGCGGCAGTTGGAGCTGTCAGGTCTGAATTCACAACAAATGTTGTAGGAGATGTTGCCTATGACCGTGATGTATGTGTGGTAGCTGTTGTGGGTGCAGGCATGGATGGCATTCCGGGAGTTGCAGGAAAAGTATTCAATTCACTTGGCATGGCCGGTATAAATATTATTATGATCAGTCAGGGTTCATCACAGCACAATATTTCATTTGTAGTAAGTTCCAGTCAGTCATTGGACGCTGTTAAGACCTTACACCGCGAATTTGAACTTGACAAACAATGCAGGGGATCTCAATGA
- a CDS encoding cofactor-independent phosphoglycerate mutase translates to MKYVVLIGDGMADEPLEEIGGMTVLQKANTSNMDYLVKYGRAGLAQTVPEGMHPGSDVANMSIVGYDPKKYYTGRSPLEAASMGVELEKDDVAFRCNLITIKDDLIADYSSGHITNEEAKELIERIDAELGDEKVQFYPGISYRHLMVGKKGLGANTECVPPHDVIDENRFEHMPKGQDSELICELTEKSMNILKDHPVNLKRIEEGKNPGNSIWLWGQGYAPAFTPFGELYGLKGAIISAVDLVKGIGIYAGLDVIEVPGATGYLDTNYLGKAEYAIDALKDHDFVFVHVEAPDEAGHMGNMNAKIQAIEDFDAKVVGTVLKAAKKMDEDVTIMVLPDHPTPIALRTHTSNPIPVAIYCTSEKVSDDADAFNEESVKKGALGTIYAADLVRKLIDGEWAQ, encoded by the coding sequence ATGAAATATGTAGTACTCATCGGAGATGGCATGGCAGATGAGCCTCTTGAAGAAATTGGTGGCATGACAGTTCTTCAGAAAGCCAACACATCCAACATGGATTACCTTGTCAAGTACGGCAGGGCAGGACTTGCACAGACAGTTCCTGAGGGCATGCACCCTGGAAGCGATGTGGCAAATATGTCAATTGTAGGGTACGATCCGAAAAAGTACTATACAGGCAGATCGCCACTTGAAGCCGCAAGCATGGGCGTGGAACTTGAAAAAGACGACGTTGCATTCCGATGCAACCTGATTACCATCAAGGATGACCTGATAGCAGACTACAGTTCCGGACACATCACTAACGAGGAAGCAAAGGAACTGATAGAACGTATTGATGCAGAGCTTGGAGATGAAAAGGTCCAATTCTATCCTGGAATCAGTTACCGTCATCTCATGGTAGGTAAAAAAGGACTCGGAGCAAACACTGAATGTGTGCCACCTCATGACGTAATTGATGAGAACAGATTCGAGCATATGCCAAAAGGTCAGGACAGTGAACTCATCTGTGAGCTCACTGAAAAATCCATGAATATACTGAAAGACCATCCTGTAAATCTCAAAAGAATTGAGGAAGGCAAGAACCCTGGAAATTCAATATGGCTCTGGGGACAGGGATATGCGCCTGCATTTACGCCTTTCGGTGAACTTTACGGACTCAAGGGAGCCATAATATCAGCAGTGGACCTTGTAAAAGGAATAGGCATCTATGCAGGACTTGATGTTATCGAAGTACCCGGTGCAACAGGATACCTTGACACGAATTATCTCGGCAAGGCAGAATATGCAATTGACGCACTCAAAGACCATGATTTTGTCTTCGTGCATGTGGAAGCTCCTGATGAAGCAGGACACATGGGTAACATGAATGCAAAGATACAGGCTATTGAGGACTTCGATGCAAAGGTTGTAGGCACAGTTCTTAAAGCAGCCAAAAAGATGGATGAAGATGTTACTATAATGGTACTTCCGGATCACCCAACACCTATTGCACTGAGAACTCACACATCAAATCCAATTCCAGTAGCCATTTACTGTACTTCTGAAAAAGTATCTGACGATGCAGATGCATTCAATGAGGAATCTGTAAAGAAAGGTGCTCTTGGAACAATTTACGCAGCAGATCTTGTGAGAAAACTAATTGATGGCGAGTGGGCTCAATAA
- a CDS encoding Hsp20/alpha crystallin family protein, translated as MKFGLTPWSPSTASRWDPFDDMRHMQDRLNRLFGDSEHSTEMMDMDTLSPLVDIKEDDKNIIVTTDLPGVSKEDVDIDISNNRVWIKANMHKESEEEKEGYLMRERTYSRFARAFNLPSMVNEDAACAKLENGVLTITMPKAEIEEKHRIMIE; from the coding sequence ATGAAATTTGGACTAACGCCCTGGTCTCCATCCACGGCCTCAAGATGGGACCCATTTGACGATATGAGGCATATGCAGGACCGTCTTAACCGTTTGTTTGGAGATAGTGAACATAGCACGGAAATGATGGACATGGATACCCTTTCCCCTCTGGTTGATATCAAAGAGGATGATAAGAATATTATCGTTACAACAGATCTTCCTGGTGTCAGCAAAGAGGATGTTGACATAGATATAAGCAACAACAGAGTCTGGATCAAAGCCAACATGCACAAGGAGTCAGAAGAGGAAAAGGAAGGCTACCTTATGCGTGAGAGGACATACAGCAGGTTTGCAAGAGCATTCAACCTTCCATCCATGGTAAATGAGGATGCTGCATGTGCCAAACTTGAGAATGGCGTGCTTACTATCACGATGCCTAAGGCAGAGATAGAAGAAAAGCACAGGATAATGATCGAATAG